In Thermofilum pendens Hrk 5, the sequence TGATAACCTCCTGCGTGTAAGCCCTCTTGGCGATAGCGGGGTAGGCGTAGACACCGTGCTCCCTGAACAGCTCCAGCAGAGACCTGTAGCCCTTCCTCCCGTATATCGAGACGTAGCCGAATGCTGGGTCAGCGTCATAGCCCGCTAAGGCGAGCGTTAACCCGTAGTTGTGCACCACAGGTACCACGCTGTGCGTGTAAAAGCTCTCAGTAGCCCTCGCCAGCGTATGGTACCAGAGAAAGCCTTTTAGCCTGAGCTCCGCGCGGTAGAAAAACACCATACCGGTCGCCGGCGCTACTCCTCCTCAGACTCCTCGGGCTCGGCTTTCTTCGACCTTGACTTCTTACCCGACCCTTTCTGACCTCCGCCCTTTAGCTCCTCCACCCACTTAACCATCTTCTCGGCGAAGTCTATACTGCTCCTCCACAGATCCTTGAAGAGACCGTTGGGATCCTTGTGGTCGACGGCTGCCAGCAACTTGGAATTATCTACGGGCGTGAAGCCGAGCTTCTCCAGCCTTTCCTTCAAGTTCTTCTTGACTTCTTCATACCCTTTCCCGGCGTTCTCGGCAGCCAAGTCGTACGCTGTCGTCGAAGCGTACTTTCCAGCCTTTACCCCCAGTATCTCGACCCTGACCGTTCCGTAAATGCCGGATCTTCCTCCGAGCTCGCGGAGAGTTGCCAGCGAGTACAGCGTGGCTACCAGCTCGGGCTCTGTCAGGTCTACGAGCTCGGCTCTACCGATGAACACGGTTCCGGGCTCCACGTGCACTTCGCTGAAGAGTGCCTGCCCGGTCATAGAGAGGTGGCCCTCCGTGACCTTGTTGTGAGTCTCCGGGGTAATTCTCCTCTGAGTTGCAAACGCCGGGTCGAACCTAACCCTCGTCTTTATACCGATGCTAAGCCCACCGAACTTCTCGTTGTGCTGTTCGGTGAGCGCGGCTCCGAAAATCGTACAGTGAGGACAGAACCCGTCCATGCCTATGTCGGTAGCCTTTTCCCCGAACTCCGCGAGCGGAGGCTGAATCGTGCAGTTCCACTCCTCGCTAACCTTCTTGAAACCGAGATCCTTAGCCTTCCCGATTACCTCCTGAACGAGCCACCTCTTCGAGACTTCGTCGAGAGAGTCCCTGTACTCTCTCAGCAACTGGAGCATCTGCCTCCTCGTAACCGCCATGAGCTTCTGGGGCTGTATGACGGGAACTTCCATCGCGCCTCCGCTGTACTCCAAGGTCGTCATGTTTATCGTGCCGGCGCCCTCCGTTCTAAGCAACAGGTAGTTCGCGGCCCTCACGAGGAAGACTACTTCTATCCTGTGAGCCTTTGGAAAGATCCTGTCCTTATCCCCGATGCTCCTAAGGTAGGGTCTAAGGTCGCCCAGCCCCAGCTCCGCCAACACGTCCCTCTTTTCACCACTCATTCCGACTCACCTGTTTCAACAACATTTTCAACTTTACCCGGTTCCCGGGGAAAAACCTCAGACAAGAACTGTTCCACGTATGGAGGAAACGAGCGGTGCATAGCCATCTCTGCTATAGACGATACCACGATATTCATAAGCTCTATCCTAGATCCAACGGAGATATCCTTAGAAGCCTCCACGAACTTTCTGAGAAGCCCCTCCAGCAAGCTGGCGAAGCATTCTCTGGCAACTCGGCTTCTCAGCTCGTCCGGTATATGGGCCCTGGCAATCTCGGGTATGAGCTCGTCCTTCCCCCACGCGTAGATTACAAGCGTCTCCAAAGCCCTCCTCACCTCCTTGGTGTACGCGTGGGTCGACCTGCCGCCTCGCCGTTGCCCGACAACAGACATTAACCCTGCCAAGCGCTCTGTGTAGTAGTTTATGCTCCTAGAGGAGTCGTACCTACATTTGTCGATCAAATTCACAGCCACCTACACCACCTCTTCCAGCATGCTAATAACGTGGAAAAGCTCAGAATAAGCGGAGGGGGACGCATACTGCGCCATCAGCGGGGCTAGGCTCGGCGGGTAATCGAGGACGCCGAGCACCGTGGGGGCAGAAGACGCGGGACCCTTCCTAGCGCCCAGCTCGCCTAGGAAAGCCATTGCGAGCGCCACGAACGGGGTGTACCTCCCCAGGTTTCTGTCGGCGGGACTGTAGGAGTAAATGCTCCTAACGCCAATGTCCGACCTGAACAGCGTGCCGGGGTTATCTAGCGGCACGTGGTCGGAGACCGTGAGCGGGTAAAGCCCGGCGGATATCACTAGCCCCGCTCTGCTTACGATGTTCACTATCCTTTCTTCACCTCTACCCTTAAAGTTTCCAAAGGCAAATATCCTGGAAGAGAACCAGTCAGTGTAAAAGTTTCCACCGATGTTAAGCACATCCTCCAGGCTTTCAGCGAACGAGTCTGGAGACTCCAAGGCGTCAACGTCAATGCCACCCGATACGAGCGCACCGAGTATCCTAGCCAAGTCTTCCAGAGCTATTGCAGAGGTAGAAGCACTAAAAGACGCTGAGACCACGTCGCTACCCGTAGACCGCTTCACCATCCTTAAGTACAACAGGTAGTCGCCCATACAGAGCGGGCACATGCTACCCTCGTTGAGGCTACCGAAGAGTTGATTGAGGTTGCGGGGCGGGGACCGCCTCGTCCACTTCTCGGTCTTCGGGGCGCGGGCCCCGACTAGCTCAGCGAGGGTTTTAGCGTAGCCAACGGTGACCGCCGACTCGGTTTTTAAACCGCAGATAACGCAGGTGAACTTGCCGCCATCTCTGTAATCAACGCCTTCGAACCCGAGGTTCACGGATACATCACTGGGAAGGACGGGGCTGGAGCCTAGGAACATCGTGTCAACGTTTCTGCCACCGTAATACAGCAATGTAACCTCGTAGGCCGAAACCTTCCTGCCAAAAAGCACGGATTTCTCACAGTCTTTCTTCTTGAAGCCACTATATGTCGGATCCTTGGACTTCTCACCTTTCTTGGAATGCTCCTCGACACACGCGCGCTGGTCACAACACTCCGCGAACTTTGCCAGCTTATCGGCGAGAACGTCGTGAATGATCGGTTCCCCGAAGAAGCCCCTCTCGGCGAATTCCCTCCACTCCACAGTGAGTTGTAGAGGTTTCTCGGATACAACGAGCATCCCGAAGGGAGTCGAGATAACCGTTAAAACTCCCAGCTCCTCTCTCCTACTCCTCAACTCCCGGTACACGTAGTACGAGATAGCCGCCCTCAGGTACACGTGGGGCACGTTCACGTTCAACAAGGTCGCGTGCAACTCCTTGTTCAAGTCTCTCCCGAGATCCTCTACCAATGAAAACATATCGGCGGGCGAGGAGGAACCCTGAACCCTGTCCGCAAACCTCAGCAAAGACCAGACCCAGCCGGGGTAGCTTGGATCAGCCATGGTCTCAGCCGGGTTCGTCCTAACATACCTCGCAAGCCTCGATGCACCGTCTACGCCCAGCAACTCCAGCCTATCCTTAACCCACTCCTCAACCCTCTTCAAAGAGGCCTTCCCGAGTACGCCCAGCTTCTGCCCGAGGTCGTGTATAAACCCCAGTATGAACGCCTCATCCTCGCCGGGGGCATCCCCCGCGCACTCCCCCACCCCTGCGACGAGCTCCTGGAACAGCGCCCCCACGCTGTAACCGTGAACCAAGAGGCTGATACTAGTCCAGTACTTCGCCGGCAAAGCCGAGAGAGGCGGAGGCAACAACGAGTAGGCAATCGTCGCGCGAGAGCCCGCGTCCATGAAGCCCCCTCCACTTTGCATCTTCTCTTACCCTAAAGTCTACATAAACTTTTCTAACAGAATACACTGAAACTAAACCAAATTGCTCACGATTCAAAGGCTCCTTCAAAAACCGCGAGCTATAGACGTTCACAGAGCAACACTTTCAGTCTTGTCAATTAAAACTCTTCGACCCAACACTTCGCAGAGTCCTCTCTCTTAGTCTTGCTGATTTTGAACAAGAAGCAGGGATCCCCGCACGCGAGGCATGGCTTACGCTCTTAGTCTTGCTGATTTTGAACTGACTTAGACATCAATTTCACTGAGAGGTGTCTCTCTTAGTCTTGCTGATTTTGAACGAATTGGACACGAGCTTCTTCTCTGGTTGCCGGCCTCTTAGTCTTGCTGATTTTGAACTGTGGGCCCTCCTGCCGACCCGGAACACTACCTCTACTCTTAGTCTTGCTGATTTTGAACAAGGAAAGAAGAAGCTCTGGAGCAGGTATTCGACGGGCTCTCTTAGTCTTGCTGATTTTGAACGAAGCACCGAAAGATCTGCTGTGGATTCTCAAGTTAGCTCTTAGTCTTGCTGATTTTGAACCGGCGTTGAGAAGATTGCGAGCCTAATGAGCAGACGTCACGTCTCTTAGTCTTGCTGATTTTGAACCGTCATAGCGGTAAAGCTGGCGAGGAGGGTCGGCTCTTAGTCTTGCTGATTTTGAACTGAGGGGGTTTGTGGGGGCTTCTTCCCGAAGCCCTGCTTAACATTTCTCTGTGGCGGTATAAAACGTTTTCTGTTCCCTTCTTCCCGTTGAGAACAAATCCCCGAAAAACATTTATAAATGACGCCGTCATATCAATCCAACGGGAAGGACTGGCAAAGGAAAAATCCCCGAAACACCTTTAACCTTGACACCGTCAACGCTTTATAAGCCTTCCCAAGCAGAGGCTTTAAGGGTTGAAATGCGGGTTTGCGGCTAGTTTTCGCGTGCTGTTTTGTGTACGCAAAACCTCGCCGGGCGGCGTGCTTGGATGAGGGTGTTGGGACTGTTTTTCCGGCGGTGCTGGCGGGGTTTGTTCGCGGGTGGGCTTCGGGGGCTTTTTGTCCGCGTGGGTTGTGCCGCTACTCTTCGGGTTTGAGTGTCGAGAAGTCTATGTTTTCAAGCCCTTCTACCGGGGTTCGAGAGGCTACGACGAGCACGTAGTTGTCTCGCTTGAAGTGCTCGAGTATTCTCGAGGAGCTCTGCGCGTCTACGCCTACGAATGGGTCGTCTAGGCACATTAGCTCCACGTAGGGTGCGACTGCGAGCGCCGCGGCTAGCTGGGCCCTCCTCCTCATGCCCATTGAGAGCTTGCCGAGCTTCACGTTGGGTGGGACTCCCGCGAGCCTTAAGGCTTCCAGGGAGTCTATGCTGTCCGGGTAGAAGCCGGAGACCGCGTCTACGTACTGCTTCGCGGTTACGCGTAGGGGGACGTCGATGAGCTCTGTCAGGTAGAATATCCTCTGCCTGCGTTTCTCGGCGGCTTCCCCGTTCAGCAGGACGTACCCCTCCAGCGGCTCTAGGAGGGTTGAAAGGGTCTTCAGGAGGGTTGTTTTGCCAACGCCGTTCGGGCCGAAGAATGCGATGGCGCTGCCCCTCTCGAACTGGAGGTTGAGGGCCTTCGTTAAGGGCTCCGAGTAGCCGACAACGAGGTTTCTCAGCTCCAGCACTCTACTCCACCTCGTCTGCAAGGTACCTGAGTAGGGTTATAAGCGTTAGTAGCAGGACTACTAGGCCGAACGCGGGGAAGGAGCCCAGCGCGGCGGCGCCGAGGACGCCTGGGGCTACGATCCCGCAAGCTACCGCGAGCCTGGGCCAGCGGGGCTCTCCCACGGCGCGTAGCGTCAGGGCGCCGTCCTCGTATGCTACTTCGACGTCGGAGTCGATGAAGAGGAACTGGGCGACTTCGTGGACGTACGCGTATGCGAAGAACGCGAGCACGATCTCTGCTACGTTCGCGATGCACGAGTAGCACCCTGTTAACACGCCTACCAGGGAGGCGGCGAGCAGGAGCAGTACGAGTAGCCGGGATAGCCACGTGCCTAGTAGCTTTGCCGTCAGGGCCTTCAGGAAGCCTGGGACGTCCCTTCTAGCAACCAAGCTTGTGCCTCGCATACTCCACCGCCCATGGGATTAGGGGCATGGGCAGGGCGAGCGCTAAGAGCGCGTAGTAGCCCGCTACTGTTGCGAGCGGGCTGAGCGCGGGTACCAGGAGGAACAGCGCTAGGATAGTTACGAGGTAGTATGCTAGTAGCCCGTTGGAGCGGTAGATGTCCGGCTTTAAGACCCACAGGGTAAGGGTGGCCACCAGGAGAGCGTACAGGCTACCCGCCGCCTCGAAGCCGGGGAGGAGTATGGCTAGCGGCGCGCTGAGAGCGACCAGGTTTACAAGCGTAACTAGGGGCTTCGCGCTAAACCTCCTGCCGAGGACGTAGAGGTACCTGAGGTAGGAGTCCAGGTAGGAGTCGAGGCTCGCGACGGCGAGGAGCACGAGGTAGTACTCCACGCCTAGGGACGCTATGAGGGACCGCACAATGAGCGCTACGTCGTCGGGGCACTCTCCTTTACACTCGATCGCGGGTCCGAGAAGGCTCGTAACCCTAGCTTCGCACGGGCAGCTGGGAGACGGCGAGCCGTGCGCGGAGACTAGGTAGACGATGAGTAGGGCGAAGACCAGCGCAAGAACCCTGTAGAGCCAGCCAGCCGTCGTCATAACCTCTCTTCCCACCTTGACTACCGCTAGGCTCTCGCGCCTAGACAAGGCTTCGAAAACGAGCACTGCGATCGCGTCGACAGGCCTTACTGGGGCCACGAGAGCGGTTGCTACCAGGAGCGGGGTAGTGCCGTATACCTGCGCGACTGCAAGGGCTACAGCCGCGAGAACGGATACCAGGTAGGACTGCCTGTACAGCGAGAAGAGGGGCACCGTTAAGAGAGTGAGGGGCGCCGAGACTGTAACGAGGGCAACGGCGTACAGCGTTTTCCCGAGAATGGTCCTGGACGCCACCGGGGATAGCTGAGGCATCTTCGCGTAAAGCGCGCGCATATAAATGTACATTGAGAAAGGTATGAGGGCGCCCTCCAGCCCTAGCCTCCCCTCGAGGTCCAGCAGGCTGTTCATGAACAGGGCTATGGAGCCGCGGTAAGGAATAGCCAGAAGCAGAAGGGCGAGCGCGAGTAGGTATTCGAAGCTTCCTAGGAAGTGCGCGGTAAAAAAGGACAGCACCCTGGCAACCCTGAAGAGGGAGGATTGCACAGCCCTGACACCCAATTCTTTAAAACAAAGAAGAAGGAAGAAAAATTATTTTCCTCTACAACGGCAGACAGTGCCGCCCGTGTCTACGGTTATACTACCATTCAGATTAATATAAGGTCCTCGGACGCTCCAATATTCTACACCATTAGGACCACACATGTCTTTACAAGACTGTGCAGATCTGTCGATGATTAGCGCGGTTACTAGCCCAATTGCAATTATGGTTATGGCTATTGCGAGGGCGGGTGCGAGGTAGTAGACTTTTCTCTTATCGCGGGCCTTGGTGATTGCTAGGGCGGAGGTTGCGAACGTTGCGGCGAAGAGGATGGGGGTCGCGGAGTACTCGGTGTAGCCTGCGGCTTGGTAGCGCTTGACGAGGGGGTCTGCGCTGAACCCTGCATGCATGTTCGCGGCTACGACTATGGCCGTAATAGCTATTGCCCAGAGCCAGCCGTTTATCACTGTGAATGCGGCGTACGCGGCGTACTTCCTGAGCTTTGTTTTCATGTTTGTCCCCCTCGGCGATTTTTCTGTGAAAAGGTTTTTTATTTTTTTTTTGGCAGAATTTTTGAAAGAATTACTTAATATTTTTGAAACATTTCGAAATTTTTCTTCACGTTCTCCCTTCATTTTTCTTGCCTGTTGACAAATGCTATGTATGATGCTAGGATAGCCATAAGGGAGTACAGCGCTAGAAGTGCTAAATCCGCCCATTGCGTGACGACTAGGCGTACGGGGTCTATCTTCCCAATGTACTCTGTTACCTCTACGACGTTGCCTTTGGCGGTGAAAGTTATTCTAATGCCGAAAAGCTGGTAGCCTAGTGACGCGTAGTGCAGGTTGGGAGAGAAGTACTGCAGGGTGAGGGAGGTTTGAATGACTCTGCTCAGCCACTCGGCTAGGCCGGTGGTAGTGGGTGGCGGGGGCTCTGCTAGTAGCGAGGCTATGGCTATCGATGCCGCGGGTAAAGCTATTGCGAAGAACACCCAGACGGCTAGGCTTAGTAGCAAGGAGTGGCTTGACTTTCTGGAGAGTATAGAGGCTAGGAGGGAGAAAGCGTAGTACGTTAGCGCGTAGAGCGTAGCGAGCGCGATGAATATCGCGAGTCGAACGATGTGGTCGGGCATCACCGCTACTCCCTGGATGGCCGAGGCTAGCACCGCTAGGAGCGAGGCGCCCGACACTACCAGCGTGATGCATGCTAGCGAGGCTAGCACCTTGCCGCTTACTACGACGTCTCTGTACACGGGCTTTGAGAGTATGAGCCTCAGCGTCCCCCTCTCCCTTTCCCCGCTTATGGCGCTGAAGCCCAGGGCTATCCCGAGGAGTGGCGCCGCTACCTCTAGGGATGCTACTATGCCTCGTCCTATCTCTAGGAAGAGGTCCCTCTCCTGGGGGATTTGGCCTGCCCTGAAGCTTAGGTAGACGGAGACCGTGTTGAACAGGAATACGAGCAGGAAGACTGCGACCACGATCCAGAACCTCCTGCTTGAAACCGTGTCTGCAAACTCTTTCCTCGCGATTACTAGCACCTTGCTTACCACCTAGCACCACCCTGGTAGAAGCGGTACACGTCTTCCCAGGTTACCTCCCTGTATGTTAAGGGTTCTACGGCGGCTCCGTGCTTTTCAGCGACCTCGATGAGCGCGGAGACGCGGTCGTTCTTCGCTAAAACCCTGATCGTGTTCCCGCCGTGCCCCGTAACTATGACTTCGGGGAGCGAGCGGAGCTCCTCGAGGAGCCTCTCGGAGTAATCCGTCCTTCTCACCGCGTAGGCTGAATACTGCTTTTCTGCGAGTTCTCGTGTAACTTCCTCGAGGCTACCCTGAGCTAATACCTTACCCTTCCTGATTATCGCTGCATGCGTGCAGATGTTGCCGACTTCGTGGAGGAGGTGCGTGGATATCATTATGGTCTTGCCCCTCTCCCTGAGCCCTAGCACTAGGATCTTTAGGAGTTCTATGCCGTCTGGATCGAGGCCCATCGTCGGCTCGTCGAGGATTACGAGGTCTGGGTCTTTCATGAGAACCTGCGCTAGCCCCAGCCTCTGTATCATGCCCCTCGAGAAAGTGGAGACCTTTGCGCCCGCCTTATTGCTCAGTCCTACGAGCTCGAGGACCTCGCGGGCCCTTTTCTCGACCTCGCCTTTCGGCACCTCGTCTAGTAGCCCGAAAAATACTAGGTTATCAAGCGCGGTCATGTGCTCGTACAAGCCGAAGGCCTCGGGTAGCAACCCCACCCTCTTTCTCACGCTTAGGGACTGCTTTACAACGTCGTACCCCAGCACCCTTGCGCTACCCCTCGTGGGTAAAATCAAGCCCAAGAGGATTGATATAAGCGTGGTCTTCCCGGAACCGTTGGGCCCGAATATGCCGAAGATGCTTCCAGCCGGCACTCTGAGGCTAACCTCGTCGAGAGCCTTGACCTCGGATCCCCTGTCCCTATAAACTTTGACCAGCCTATCTGTTTCCACGGCGAGCTCCACTCTCTCACCTCCTGCCGAACTTTCTGTAGACCGCGACTAAAAGCACTACTAGTGCGAGTAGAGCTCCCAGCCCTATGTATACCGCGCCGGCCCCCGTCTTTACGTATACGTGGAGTTGCCTCGTTGCAACTAGGGATTGATCCTCGCTGAGCTGGTCGGCCAGCGGCTTCAAGGTTATGTAGTAGTCTCCAGCGCTTACGTCCGGCTCTGCGTAAACTGTTACCGTGAAGTTGGCGTTTTCCTGGGCTTTAAGCGATAGAACGACTTCTGGAGAGATGTTTACGCGGAGCCCCCTCGGCACGTTAGACACCTCTATTCTTACGTTTGTTAATGAGCTGTAGCCGGTGTTTTTGACCCCTAATTGGAAGGTGGCCGAAGAGCCCGATGTCACCTCCAAGTAGAAGTTCTGGGTTGTATACTCGAGGCTGTAGCTTCCCATAACTCCCAGGTTGAGAGGTAGGCTTACACGAGAATAGTTCGTGTTGGCTTCGAGTATGAAAGGAATGACCGAGGGCTCGGCGAGGAGAGGTACGCTTACGACAACTTTTAATTGCCTGCTTTCTCCCGCCTTCAGGTACAGCTTGGAGATAACATTCCCGTTAAGGTCTTCTATACGCCAGCTGTAGCCGGG encodes:
- the cas7d gene encoding type I-D CRISPR-associated protein Cas7/Csc2 — protein: MSGEKRDVLAELGLGDLRPYLRSIGDKDRIFPKAHRIEVVFLVRAANYLLLRTEGAGTINMTTLEYSGGAMEVPVIQPQKLMAVTRRQMLQLLREYRDSLDEVSKRWLVQEVIGKAKDLGFKKVSEEWNCTIQPPLAEFGEKATDIGMDGFCPHCTIFGAALTEQHNEKFGGLSIGIKTRVRFDPAFATQRRITPETHNKVTEGHLSMTGQALFSEVHVEPGTVFIGRAELVDLTEPELVATLYSLATLRELGGRSGIYGTVRVEILGVKAGKYASTTAYDLAAENAGKGYEEVKKNLKERLEKLGFTPVDNSKLLAAVDHKDPNGLFKDLWRSSIDFAEKMVKWVEELKGGGQKGSGKKSRSKKAEPEESEEE
- a CDS encoding ATP-binding cassette domain-containing protein, producing the protein MLELRNLVVGYSEPLTKALNLQFERGSAIAFFGPNGVGKTTLLKTLSTLLEPLEGYVLLNGEAAEKRRQRIFYLTELIDVPLRVTAKQYVDAVSGFYPDSIDSLEALRLAGVPPNVKLGKLSMGMRRRAQLAAALAVAPYVELMCLDDPFVGVDAQSSSRILEHFKRDNYVLVVASRTPVEGLENIDFSTLKPEE
- a CDS encoding ABC transporter permease, with protein sequence MVSKVLVIARKEFADTVSSRRFWIVVAVFLLVFLFNTVSVYLSFRAGQIPQERDLFLEIGRGIVASLEVAAPLLGIALGFSAISGERERGTLRLILSKPVYRDVVVSGKVLASLACITLVVSGASLLAVLASAIQGVAVMPDHIVRLAIFIALATLYALTYYAFSLLASILSRKSSHSLLLSLAVWVFFAIALPAASIAIASLLAEPPPPTTTGLAEWLSRVIQTSLTLQYFSPNLHYASLGYQLFGIRITFTAKGNVVEVTEYIGKIDPVRLVVTQWADLALLALYSLMAILASYIAFVNRQEK
- a CDS encoding ABC transporter ATP-binding protein, whose amino-acid sequence is MELAVETDRLVKVYRDRGSEVKALDEVSLRVPAGSIFGIFGPNGSGKTTLISILLGLILPTRGSARVLGYDVVKQSLSVRKRVGLLPEAFGLYEHMTALDNLVFFGLLDEVPKGEVEKRAREVLELVGLSNKAGAKVSTFSRGMIQRLGLAQVLMKDPDLVILDEPTMGLDPDGIELLKILVLGLRERGKTIMISTHLLHEVGNICTHAAIIRKGKVLAQGSLEEVTRELAEKQYSAYAVRRTDYSERLLEELRSLPEVIVTGHGGNTIRVLAKNDRVSALIEVAEKHGAAVEPLTYREVTWEDVYRFYQGGARW